The Streptomyces sp. NBC_01463 DNA window CGGGACCGGTCGATCTTCGTCGTACCCACCTCGACAAGCTAACAGCCCCCGACAGCCCTCCCTTGACAACTTTACAGCGTTAAGTGCACACTCCGGAGCATGGAACTTAACAGCGTTAAGGAAACGATCAGGGAGACCTCGGTCCTCGTCGTCGGCGCGGGTCCCTGCGGCCTCGCCCTGGCCTGCGACCTGGCCCGTCGCGGCGTCCCCGCCCTCGTCGTCGAGCAGGCGCCCGTGCTCTTCCCCGGATCGCGCGGCAAGGGAATCCAGCCCCGCACCCGGGAGGTCCTCGACGACCTCGGGGTCGGCGACGCGGTCCGCGAGCACGGCGGTCCCGCCCCGGTCGGGATGGCCTGGCAGAACGGTGAGCGGATGGGCGAGCACCGGATGTTCCGGGTCGCCGCCCCGACGGACGCCGAGCCGTACGGGGAGCCGTGGATGATGCCGCAGTGGCGCACCCAGGAGATCCTGCTGGCCCGGCTGCGCGAGCTCGGCGGCGACGTCGTGTTCTCGACCGCGCTGACCGGGCTCGACCAGGACGCCGACGGGGTCACCGCCCGGCTGTCCACGGGTGAGGTCCGCGCCTCCTACCTGGTCGCGGCGGACGGCGGCCGCTCCGCCGTGCGGCGGGCCCTGGGCATCGCGATGACCGGGGAGACCGTGGACCCGGCGCCGATGCTGGTCGCCGACGTGCGGGTCGCCGAGGGCGCGCTCGACCGGCTCAACTGGCACATGATGAACACCGACGCGGGGTTCATCACGCTCTGCCCGCTGCCCGGGACCATGGACTTCCAGCTGGCCGCCCAGTTCAAGGAGGGCGCACCCGACACCTCGGCGGACGGGGTGCGCGCGCTGGTCGCCGAACGCACCCACCTGGACGCGCGGGACATCACCGAGGTCCTCTGGGCCTCCGACTTCCGGCCGCGCGCCGCCCTCGCCGACCGGTTCCGCGAGGGACGGGTCTTCCTGGCCGGGGACGCCGCCCACGTCCACTCCCCCGCGGGCGGCCAGGGGCTCAACACCAGCGTCCAGGACGCCTACAACCTGGGCTGGAAGCTCGGCCAGGTGCTGCGGCACGGGGCGCCCGAGGCGCTGCTCGGCAGTTACGAGGAGGAGCGCCGCCCGGTCGCCGCCGAGATGCTCGGCCTGTCCACGCGTATCCACCGCGGCCAGCAGGAGCGGGGAGCGGCCGCGCAGCAGCTGGGCCTCGGCTACCGCGAGGGACCTTTGTCGGTGGGCAGCGCGGGCGTGCTGGAGGCCGGCGACCGGGCCCCCGACGGCCCCTCGGGCGACCGGCGGCTGTTCGACGTCTTCCGGGGCCCGCACTTCACACTGCTGGCGGTCGGCACCGACGCGGAGCTGCCGCGATTCGCCGGCCCCGGCATCCGGGTGCACCGCACCGCCGCCTACGAGGCGTACGGCAAGGGGCTGTTCCTGGTCCGTCCCGACGGCTACATCGGGTGGGCGGGCGAGGACACGACCGGGCTCGCCGAGTACCTGGCGCCGCTGGGCCTCGCGGGCGTCTCGCCGGACCGGGCCGAATGAGCGCGCGGGCCCGGGTCAGACGCTGCTGAGCGAGAGCTTGGCCGCGAAGCCGAGGAACAGCACACCCGCGGCGGACGTGGCCCCCGCCGAGAGCCGCTTGCGGCGGCGGAACGCCGCGGACAGCCGGGTGCCGCCGAAGATCAGCATCGACAGGTACAGGAAGCTGGCGATCTGGAGCAGGGTGCCCAGCACCAGGAAGGAGAGCGCCGGGTACGCGTACCCGGGATCGACGAACTGCACGAAGAACGAGATCAGGAACAGGATCGCCTTCGGGTTGAACAGGCTGACCACCAGCGCCCGCCGGTACGGCCGCTCCATCGTGCCCGGGACCGCGTCCCCGTCCGCCCCCTCGCCGGTGAGCTCGGCCACCCGCCGGTGCCGCTCGCGCCACATCGACACCGCGGCCCGCAGCATCCCGATCGCCAGCCAGGTCAGATAGCCCGCGCCGGCGAACTTCACCACGGCGAAGAGCACCGGCGTCGTCTGCAGCAGCGACGAGGCCCCGAGCGCGGACAGCGTCATCAGCACGGTGTCCCCGGTCCACACCCCGGCGGCGGCGACATAGCCGGTCCGCACCCCGCGCCGGGCGGCGACGGACAGCACGTACAGCGAATTCGGTCCCGGCAGCAGAACGATGAGCACGAGGCCGGCGAGATAGGTCGGAAGATCGGTGACACCCAGCATGAAACGGAGTGTCGCACGGGGCTGCGAGACGTCGGAAGCGGGGGGTTTCCGGGGCCCCGGGGCCAGGAGCCTCAGCCCACCAGGTCCGCGAAGACGATGATGTTGTCCGGCCGGTGGCCGCCCCTCAGCTCTCCGCCGCAGGTGATCAGCCGCAGTTCGGGGGCCGCGGTGTCGCCGTACACCTCGTCGGTCGGGAAGGCGCCCTTGTCGACCTGCTGGAGCCGTCGTACGGCGAACACGGCGTCGGAGCCGTCGGCCCGGGTGACGGTGATGCGGTCGCCGGGCCGGATCTTCGAGACGTTCCTCAGCACGGCCGGGCCCTCGGCGGTGTCGAAGTGGCCGATGAGGACGGCGGGCCCGGTCTCGCCGGGGGTGACGCCCTTGGTGTACCAGCCGATCCGGTCCGCCTGCGCCACGGACGGGACCTCGACGGTGCCGTCGGACGCCAGTCCCAGGTTCAGGACCGGGCCGGTGTCGACGCCCGCCGAGGGGATCCGGACCCGGACCGGCCGGGAGGCCGGCATCGGGGTGGCCCTGGCCGACGGTGCGGCCGGAGCCGACGCCGCCGGTGAGGCGGCGATGTGTGCGGGCGGGGTGGCGGCCCGGTCGTCCGAGGCGCAGCCCGTCAGGGCTGCGAGGGCTGCGAGGGCTGCGAACGACGCCGCCGTCGTACGGCGCGCGAGAGAGACGTGCATACGGGGACTCCCGACAGGCGGAACGGGTGAGGCCGTCGCATGGCGCAACGGCCTCTCCTCTGACGTGGGACGACGGGTTCGGCCGGGTCAGCGGCCGGCGGCCGCCGTGCGGCGGCGCAGGACGACGAAGCCGAGGCCCGCCGCACCCGCCGCGGCCGCACCGCCGACGGCGATCAGGACCGGGCTGCCGTGCTGCTCGATCTCGGCACCGGCCGCGACGCTGCCCTTCGGGACGACCGAGGTCTGCGAGGTCTGCGTCTCGCTGCCGTTGCCCGACGTCCGGGTGTAGGTGTAGCTGCACCCGGCGGGAAGCTCCGGGAATTCGGTGACGGACGCCGGGTGGCCGCCGCCCTCCATGTTGGTGCGCAGCCGCGGCGCGACGCTGTCCGGGCCGATGATCTCGCCGAGGAAGCCGGCGCTCGCGGGCAGTTTCGGGTGCAGCCGGGAGAGCTGCCCGACGACCTTGCCGCTCCCCGCGTCCAGGAAGACGACGGACGGCCCGGACGGGCCGGTGCTGAGCCGGGCCGTGGTGCCCGCCCCGATGTCCTTGTTCACGGTGGCGACGCACTGGACGGGGGTCACCGGGCCCTGGCCGTCGCTGCCGTGGTCGTCGGCCGAGGTGATCCGGCCGTCGGAGTGGAGCGTGACGGAGATGTCGCCGTAGACCTTGGTGTCCTGCTTCCCGTGCCCGAATCCGGCCACGAGTCCGGCGAGCACCTTGCCCTTACGGTCGATGTCGGCGCTGTAGTACACGTCCGTGTCGCCGTGCTTGTAGACCTTGGCGGTGAGGTCGCCCTTGAGCCGGTCGGTGTGGACCAGCACACCCGCCGGGGTGACGGGCCCCTGGCCGTCGCTGCCCGCGTCGACGGCGGACGTGACGGCCCCGGTGAAGTCCAGCGTCACCTCGATGCCGTCGAAGACCTTGCTGTCCTCGGCGGCGTAACCACCGCCGGCCCGGAGGGTGCCGAGCTCCTTGCTGCCCTTGAGGACCGCGGCGGTGTAGTAGATGTGCTGGTCACCGTGCTTGAACACCCGGGCGGTGAGACCGCCCTCGAGCAGGTCGGTGCGGACCGGCGTGCCTTCGTCGGTGGCCTGCTGCCCCTGTCCGGCGGCCGGAGCGGCCGGAGCGGAGTCGGCGAGGGCGGCGGTGGCCGGTGCGAGAACGGCGCTCGCCAGTACGGCCGCGGCAAGGGCGGCACGGAGGGAGACGCGACGGTACGAGGGACGGAAAGACATGAACGACTCCGTGAGGAAAGGCCCGTACGGGCTGAAGGCGGGAGAGTCGCATGCCGCTTTCCTCGGTGTGTGGGGCCGTGAGGCGGTGCGGGCTGCATCACCGAATCTAGGTGCCGTGTACAGCGGAGCCATCCGCTCCACGTCACAGGCGCGTGACAGCGGCGGCGCGTGCGGCAGGGCCCTGACTCTCTCCATACCGTCCGGGAGGATTCGGCAACCGGGCAGAGCGGGAATCCGTCCCAAGGGATACCGCAGATTCAGGGGGCCGAGATGATACGCAGCAGCAGGACCGGGCGCGGCCACGCGCACAGAGGCGGACGGGCTACAGGGGTGGCGTCCGCAGCCGTCGCGGCACTGACGCTGGTCGCCGTGACCGCGGGGTGCAAGGTGGAGACCCCGGACAGCTCGTCCGCCGCACCCTCGCGGCCGGCCGGCAGTTCGGCCGCCGACGACGCCAAGCCCGGGACGGACACCACGGAGTCCGCCTCGCCGTCCGCGAGCGCGAAGCCGAGCGCACCGCCGAAGAAGGCGACGCCGAAGTCCACCCCGAAGTCCCGGCCGCCGGCCAAGGTGCTGATGGCGAGCGGTGCGCAGGGCAAGCAGGTGCGCGAACTCCAGGCGCGGCTGCGTCAGATAGGCCACTTCGACCGCAGCCCCACGGGCTACTACGGCTCCGTCACGGTCACCGCCGTGCAGTCGTTCCAGGGCAAGCGCGGGCTGTCGCGTACCGGGAAGACGGACACCGTCACCTGGCAGAAGCTGCTCGGCATGACGCGCACACCGACGGCCGCGGAGCTGAACCCGCCGACCACCCGGCCGGCCGCGAAGCCGGACAAGCGCTGCATGACGGGCCGGGTGATCTGCATCAGCAAGAACAGCCGCTCACTGTCCTGGATGATCGACGGCAAGGTCGTCTCGTCGATGGACGTGCGCTTCGGCTCGCAGTACACACCGACCCGCGAGGGCACCTTCTCCGTCTACTGGAAGTCGCGGCACCACGTGTCGTCGATCTACCACACGGCCATGCCGTACGCGATGTTCTTCAGCGGCGGCCAGGCGGTGCACTACTCGTCGGACTTCGCGGCCCGCGGCTACAGCGGCGCCTCGCACGGCTGCGTCAACGTCCGGGACGAGGGGAAGATCGCCTCGCTGTTCGACCAGGTGCGCAACGGCGACAAGGTCGTCATCTACAAGTGAACGCCGTAGCGGATGAGGGGCGCGGGCGGGACCGGGGGAACGTGTCCCGCCCGCGCCATTGCGCCGAGCCGTAGGTACGGGGGGAACCCCGGCTCCGGGCGCTGCCGATGACCAGTCGGCTCACTCCGTACTGCGCCCCGGGGCCGAAAAACGTCACACCCGGGGCGGCGGGGTGGTGCGGGCCGTCATCGGACGGCGAGGGAGAGGCCCGGCGCCGGAGAGCCGGAGGTCCCGGAATGCGGGGCCCCGGACGAGGTGGAGGGCTGCGGGGAGGCCGTGGAGAAGTCGACCGACGGCAGTGTGCCCGAGGAGCCGTCGCCGTCGCCGCGGTCCTCGCCGTCGTTGCCGCTCTGGTTGCCGCCGCCCTGACCGTCGGCCTTGTCGAGCATCCGGTCGCAGAACCGGTCCAGATTGCGGGCCCCCTTGGCCAGCGCCACCAGGCGGTCCCTGCGCTCGTCGTCGAGCTTGCCGTCGCGGTAGTCGCGGCAGGCCTTCAGCGTCTTGGCGTACCAGCCGGCCGTCTGGTCCCCGGTGTCGTCGGACGACCCGCCGCCTTCCTGCGGGTCCTCCGGGCCCTGCGTGGTGCCGGAGCCGTCCGACGGGCGGTCCGCGGGGCCTTCGGACGGGTGACCGGCGCTGCTGTCACCGCTGTCGTCGCCGCCCTCCCGGGGGGTGCTGCCGCCGGCGTCGGGGCGGCCGGTGTCCGGACCGTCGGTGCGGCCGGCGCCGGGGGTGTCCGGGGACGCGGTGTCCTCGTCCGGGGATCCGGGCGGCGTGGACGTCTCGTCGTCGTCGGCGGTGAGGTCGGAGCCGAGCTCCTCGGGGGACGCGGCGGCCGACACCGAGGTGGCGGGTGTCGGCGTGTGCCGGCCGAAGGGACCGGGCAGCATCCCGGCCCCGGCGGCGACCCCGCCGATCGCGCAGCACGCGACGGAGGCGACCAGGCCGAAGCGGATGGGCCGGCTCCAGCGCATCGGGCGCGGGCCGCGGGAACCCGCGGACCGGGACACCGGGCCGGAACCGGCCGCGCGTATGTGGACGGGCGCGAGCATCCCGGCGTCGTCGTCGGCGTCGCCGTCCGCCCCGGCGGCCCGCACCGGACCCGTGGACGCGGCGCCGGTGGTGCGGGACGCGCGGGGGGCGGCGCGGAAGGCGGCCAGCGCGGCGGCCTCGCCGGGCAGTTCGCCGGTGGCGGGGCGGGCGGTGCGGAACGCGGCGTCCAGGGCGGCCGTGAGCCTCTCGGCATCCTGTCCGGGCAGGCCGTCGGCAGGATCGACCGGTTCGCGGCGGAGCAGTTTCTCCGCCGCTTCCTTGTCAAGCCATTCGTACTGCTCGTCGGCCATCACATGTCCTTCTGCGTCCACAGACGCGAATGCGTCACACCGGCGGGCGCCACCAGGCCGGTGCGGGAGGGGCGTTGTGCGGGTACGGCACCGAGTTCCATCGGCCGGCCCGCGCCGTTGCCCTGCGGCGAGGGTGCCGGGGCCGTGCCGTCGGCAGGCCCCCTGGGCGCGCCCACTCCGCCGGCCGGTGCGCCGCCGCGCGGACGACCGGATTCCGCGGCGTCGTCCACCGGCAGCCCGCCCCCGTCCGGCCGCTCCGCACCGCTCGCACTGTCCACCCCGTCCGCGCTGTCGGCCCGCAGCAGCTCGGCGAGGCGCTTCAGCCCGCGGTGGGCGGCGGTACGGACCGCTCCGGGCCGCTTGCCGAGCGTCTGGGCCGCGCTCTTGGCGTCGAGACCGACCACTACACGCAGCACGACGGCCTCGGCCTGGTCCTGCGGCAGCTGGGCGATGAGCGACATGGTGCGGCCGGTGGCCAGGGCCTCGATCGCCTCGTCGGCCGTATCGGATCCGGCCGGCTTCTCGGACAGTTCCGTCTCGTCGCCGCCGACGGCGGGGCGCCTGCCGCGCATCCGGAGATGGTCCAGGGCCCGGTTGCGCGCTATCCGCGCCGCCCAGCCCCGGAACCGGTCGGCGTCACCGCTGAACCGGTCGAGGTCCCTGGCTATCTGCAGCCACGACTCGGACGCCACGTCCTCGGCGTCCGGCTCCCCCACCAGTGTCCGTATGTAGCCCAGCAGCCGCGGCTGCACAGCGCGGTACACAGTACGGAAGGCGTCCTCGTCCCCGTCCTGTGCCGCGAGCACCGCGGCAGTAAGCCCCGCGTCGTCCCCCAGCACTCCCTCAACCTGCCCTGCTGTCCTGAATCGCAGCTGGTCACCACTGCCGCGCCACCCTGCGCGACTCAGCACGCTACGTCCTTCTCGGGCATCGCGTCCATGACTTGTACAACCCGCAACATTCTTCTGGCGCTTGGCGGTGTGACAGAAAACGCAGTCATGGCGCTGAGATGAGTACGGGGTCGTCCTGCGACCCCGCGGAAGACGACCGGGGCCTCTCCTGTGGGGGGTGGCGGCCCCGGTCGTCGTTCCATTTGCCCCCTCTGACCTGCATTGAGGTGAGGGCGGGGCCGGATGCCGACCCGGCCGGCGGGGGCGGCAGACGCTCAGCCGCGTACGCGGGCCCGTCGCGAGGCCGCGGCGCGCAGCACCCGCTGGCCCTCGGTCGAGACATCCATCACCTGGCGCAGTCCGGCCCCCGTGGGGGCGCCGTCGCCGATCTCCGCCAGCATCTCCAGGATCCGGACCTGCCGGGCGGCCTCCCCGGACAGCAGGGGGCCCGCCCCGCCGGGCTCGCCGGTCCGGCAGCGGTCCACCAGCTCCGTGGCATCGCTCCGGGCGGCGTCGTGCCCGCGGTGGATGTCGAGGGCCAGCACCGAGCAGGCGTCCGCCCAGGCGCGCAGTTCCGCCTCGGCCCGGTCCGCGGGCGCCTCGCCGAGCAGCTTCCGGATCCGCAGGACCGTTTCCTCCGTTTCGGGCAGGGCGTCCAGCGCGGTGCGCGCGTCGGCCAGCCGGTCCGGCCAGGCGTCCGGGTCGGCGCAGCCGGACCAGAGCGGGCGCAACGGATCGGGCTCGGCCCCGTCGGCGGGCTGCGGCAGGCACCGGTCGAGGCAGGCGGTCCCGCTAGCGGCGAGCCCCCGTGCGTCAGCGGCGGCGATCAGTTCGAGCAGGCTCATCGGTGTCTCCCGTCGGCCCTCCCCGTGCCCTGACGCACGGGGACGCAGCGCTTCGTCATGGAGAGTCCGGAAACTCTCTTATCGCCTTCAGCGCCGAATGGCCGAAAAGCGTCACTCGGGCCGTCTGGTTACCGTCGTCCGGACACCGCCGCCTGCTTCAGCGGCTCTCAGCGCGCCCGGCTCTCAGTGCGCCCGGCCCCACTCCGCCCGCTCCGGCGGGATCGACGAGTCGACCCGGGCGACCCGCTCCGCCGCCCGCTCACCCTGCATCGCGGTCAGCCTGCGCACGAAAAGGATCGCGAGCACGGCGGCGGCGATGTTGATCGCGTCGATGGCCATGCCCAGGCCGAAGGAGTCCAGGACCTCGTCCCGCCCCTCGGCGTCCGTGTACAGGCCATTGGTGAGCCGGGAGAGGAGTTCCGAGCCGACCAGCACAGCCCACCAGGCGTGCAGCACCCCACGCGGGGCCGGGGCCCGGTTGCTGCCGCCCGGGGAACTCGCGGTCCAGATGCCGCCCGCGACCCGGTGGGGCAGCCAGAGGTTGGCGACGGGTACGAACCAGGCGCCGATCGCCCAGCCCGGCCGCAGCGAGTGGGCGTGCGCGTCGAACACCTCCGCGTTGCGCCGCACCCGGCGGAACCAGATGAGGAAGACGACGGCGGTGGCCAGAAACGTCAGCGCCTGGAGCGATCCGGAGGCCTGGTACAGCGTGTCCGCCCGGTCCGCGGCCGTCTCGTCGAACCTCAGGAAGTCGTCGGCCATTCCGTCGGCGTACACCTGGTGCGCGTAGGCACCAGCCCCGACCGACAGCACGTCCGCCACGGCCACCGAGCCGAGCAGCACGCACACCGCCTTGCCGAGCCCGACCGGTGAGCGCAGGGAGCGCGCGGTCTGCGGCCCCTCCGGCGTCGGCATCAGCCCGCCCGCCCGGTTGCGACGGGTGACGGCGCACAGCGTGCACCGCCCGTCAGCGGTGCCGGCGGGTCTCGTACCGCAGAGTGAACAGAGCATGAAAGTGGAACCCCCCAGGATTCGGACGCCTACGCATGGAGCGCGCGTCCCTCCCCGGACCACGCGGCAAGCGGAACGTAGCCCCCGCCCGCCGCGCTGTCCACGGAAATCACACTCAGCCCTGGTCGATCTCCTTCGCCAGCGCCCGGAAGCCGTCCCAGGTCAGCTTGGGTTTGCCCGGATCCCACAGCTTCTGGGACGTGGCCCGCAGCGGCATCCGGATGCCTTCCGCGACCTGTGCCGCGGTCTGGGCGTTCGGGAAATCGCCCCAGACCGCGAACCGGCCGCCGAGGATCTGGTCCGAGTACTTCGCCGGGACGGGGCTCGTGCCGCGCAGGACGAGGGGGGTCCACTGCTCGTAGATGCGTTTGCCCGTGGGGTAGACGAAGGTGTTGGGCTGGCCGAGCACGTAATAGAGGAACTCGTCGTTGAGGTTCAGCATCTTGAACCCCTCACGCAGGTAGTCCACCGGCGGCCGGGCCCCGTACTCCTTGCCCGTCCAGTACTCCACCTCGATGTCCTTGTCGGCCCGGACGGTGCTGTCGCGGAAGAGTCCGTCGTTCCACGCCTTGGGCGTCATGCCGTGCGGACGGACCACCGCGGCCCGGTCGTTGAGCCAGCCGGTGGCGAGGTCCTCGATACCGGCCCGCGCCCCGTACTTGTCCACGGCCGCGCGCTGCAGCTGCGGGTACGAGGCGGCGGGGTCCCGCACCGTCAGCGCCTGGTACTCGTCGGCGCCCAGATGCCAGTAGGCGCCCCCGAACAGTTCGGTGTACTCGCCGAGGAGTTCGTCGACGAGCTTCGCCGCGCCCGGCTTCGAGATGTCGAGCGATCCCTTCGAGGGCACGCCCGAGACATTGCGCAGCTGGAGGTCGGGGTGGGCGCGCAGCACCGCGCCGAGGTGGCCCGGTGAGTCGATCTCGGGGACGACCTCGATGTGCAGCCGGCCGGCCAGGGCGACGATGTGCCGCACCTGCGCCTTGGTCAGGTGCTCGGGCGACACCACCTCGGGGTGGGTGTCGGACTCGATGCGGAAGGCCTGGTCGTCGGAGAAGTGCAGGCCGAGCTGGTTGAGCTTGAGGTCGGCCATGTCGCGCAGCCGGTCCTCGATCCAGCCGGCGGTGTAGTGCTTGCGCGCGATGTCGAGGTTGAGCCCGCGCTGCGGGCGGTCCGGGCGGTCGCGCACCTCGCCCTCGGGCATGACGCCGTCGGCGCGCACCGACTGCTTGAGGGTGCGGGTGCCGTAGAAGACGCCCGCCTCGGCGGGTCCGCTGATCGTGACCCGTCCGTCGTGGGTCCGCAGGGTGTACGACTCCCTGCCGCCCCCGGCCTTCGGGGCCAGGGCGAGCTCGACGTCACCGGCCCGGGCCGGGACCTCGCCCCGGTAGTCGATCTTCAGCTCGCCGGCGAGCAGCTTTCCTTCGTCGGCGAGCCCCTTGTCGCCCTCGCCGATCACCACGCCGCCGCTCTTCCCCGGCCGCCAGCCGGGGCCGCGGGCCGGGGTGTGATCCCGTACGGCGGGGATGGTGCGGGGAGTCTTCGAGAGCGGGTAGCTCCGCGTCGGGGACGGCTCGGGGGACGCGGACGGTGACGACGACGAGGGGGACGTCTCCGAGCCGTTCCGGTGTTCGGTGCCGGAGTTGTCGCAGGCGGCGACGGTGACGGCCGCCGCGGCCACCGCCGTCACGGCCATGAGGGCGCCACGTGAGGGTGCCATCGGTCAGAAACCTCCGGTTTCAGGGGGAAAGAGAGCAGAAGGACGATCAAACAGGCGAGATGGGGGAGATAGCCGGGCATTCTCCTCGCCCATTCGTCCCTCAGGCATCGTGAAACTCTCCCGTCCGAGTGAAATTCGCGCATCCGTCGGACGGCCGTTGCCCCGCGTCGCTAGCTTTGAGGCACATTCGTCTCTCCCTTCACCCTGCATCCGCCTGGTCTCTCCGGTCCCTCCCCACTCCAGGTTCACAGATGCCGTTGATTCGAGGAGCCCACGCTGTCCAGGTCCAGCGAGTCCCACGCCGGCCTCCCCGAGCAGCCGCACCGGTCCGCCCGGCGCACCGCCGTACCCGTGCAGAGCTGCGGATCCGCGCCCGGCCGGACGGCCCCCTGCGCTCTGCGGTCCTTCAACACCGTGCCCGCCGCCGAGGCCGAGGCCGCCCTGCTGGAGTGCTTCGGCAGCCACCGCTGGGCGAAGCGGCTGGCCGCCCACCGCCCCTATCCGGACCTGGACGCCCTGCTCGCCGCCGCCGACGAGGCGGGCTACGACCTCTCCCCCACCGACCGCTCCGAGGCGCTGGCCGCCGAGGTCTCCCCGGGGCTGCACCCGGACGCGCCGCACTCCGCCCACCTGGCGCTGGCCGCCGCG harbors:
- a CDS encoding family 20 glycosylhydrolase, which encodes MAPSRGALMAVTAVAAAAVTVAACDNSGTEHRNGSETSPSSSSPSASPEPSPTRSYPLSKTPRTIPAVRDHTPARGPGWRPGKSGGVVIGEGDKGLADEGKLLAGELKIDYRGEVPARAGDVELALAPKAGGGRESYTLRTHDGRVTISGPAEAGVFYGTRTLKQSVRADGVMPEGEVRDRPDRPQRGLNLDIARKHYTAGWIEDRLRDMADLKLNQLGLHFSDDQAFRIESDTHPEVVSPEHLTKAQVRHIVALAGRLHIEVVPEIDSPGHLGAVLRAHPDLQLRNVSGVPSKGSLDISKPGAAKLVDELLGEYTELFGGAYWHLGADEYQALTVRDPAASYPQLQRAAVDKYGARAGIEDLATGWLNDRAAVVRPHGMTPKAWNDGLFRDSTVRADKDIEVEYWTGKEYGARPPVDYLREGFKMLNLNDEFLYYVLGQPNTFVYPTGKRIYEQWTPLVLRGTSPVPAKYSDQILGGRFAVWGDFPNAQTAAQVAEGIRMPLRATSQKLWDPGKPKLTWDGFRALAKEIDQG
- a CDS encoding RNA polymerase sigma factor, with translation MLGDDAGLTAAVLAAQDGDEDAFRTVYRAVQPRLLGYIRTLVGEPDAEDVASESWLQIARDLDRFSGDADRFRGWAARIARNRALDHLRMRGRRPAVGGDETELSEKPAGSDTADEAIEALATGRTMSLIAQLPQDQAEAVVLRVVVGLDAKSAAQTLGKRPGAVRTAAHRGLKRLAELLRADSADGVDSASGAERPDGGGLPVDDAAESGRPRGGAPAGGVGAPRGPADGTAPAPSPQGNGAGRPMELGAVPAQRPSRTGLVAPAGVTHSRLWTQKDM
- a CDS encoding class F sortase, which translates into the protein MHVSLARRTTAASFAALAALAALTGCASDDRAATPPAHIAASPAASAPAAPSARATPMPASRPVRVRIPSAGVDTGPVLNLGLASDGTVEVPSVAQADRIGWYTKGVTPGETGPAVLIGHFDTAEGPAVLRNVSKIRPGDRITVTRADGSDAVFAVRRLQQVDKGAFPTDEVYGDTAAPELRLITCGGELRGGHRPDNIIVFADLVG
- a CDS encoding FAD-dependent monooxygenase; the encoded protein is MELNSVKETIRETSVLVVGAGPCGLALACDLARRGVPALVVEQAPVLFPGSRGKGIQPRTREVLDDLGVGDAVREHGGPAPVGMAWQNGERMGEHRMFRVAAPTDAEPYGEPWMMPQWRTQEILLARLRELGGDVVFSTALTGLDQDADGVTARLSTGEVRASYLVAADGGRSAVRRALGIAMTGETVDPAPMLVADVRVAEGALDRLNWHMMNTDAGFITLCPLPGTMDFQLAAQFKEGAPDTSADGVRALVAERTHLDARDITEVLWASDFRPRAALADRFREGRVFLAGDAAHVHSPAGGQGLNTSVQDAYNLGWKLGQVLRHGAPEALLGSYEEERRPVAAEMLGLSTRIHRGQQERGAAAQQLGLGYREGPLSVGSAGVLEAGDRAPDGPSGDRRLFDVFRGPHFTLLAVGTDAELPRFAGPGIRVHRTAAYEAYGKGLFLVRPDGYIGWAGEDTTGLAEYLAPLGLAGVSPDRAE
- the leuE gene encoding leucine efflux protein LeuE, which produces MLGVTDLPTYLAGLVLIVLLPGPNSLYVLSVAARRGVRTGYVAAAGVWTGDTVLMTLSALGASSLLQTTPVLFAVVKFAGAGYLTWLAIGMLRAAVSMWRERHRRVAELTGEGADGDAVPGTMERPYRRALVVSLFNPKAILFLISFFVQFVDPGYAYPALSFLVLGTLLQIASFLYLSMLIFGGTRLSAAFRRRKRLSAGATSAAGVLFLGFAAKLSLSSV
- a CDS encoding 2-oxo-4-hydroxy-4-carboxy-5-ureidoimidazoline decarboxylase, producing MRSFNTVPAAEAEAALLECFGSHRWAKRLAAHRPYPDLDALLAAADEAGYDLSPTDRSEALAAEVSPGLHPDAPHSAHLALAAAHAAYECKFGHVFVICLDGVLPAEHPDQVLAGIRARLAHDVEQERVVTADEMRRLARGRIIELVSSQ
- a CDS encoding L,D-transpeptidase family protein, whose amino-acid sequence is MIRSSRTGRGHAHRGGRATGVASAAVAALTLVAVTAGCKVETPDSSSAAPSRPAGSSAADDAKPGTDTTESASPSASAKPSAPPKKATPKSTPKSRPPAKVLMASGAQGKQVRELQARLRQIGHFDRSPTGYYGSVTVTAVQSFQGKRGLSRTGKTDTVTWQKLLGMTRTPTAAELNPPTTRPAAKPDKRCMTGRVICISKNSRSLSWMIDGKVVSSMDVRFGSQYTPTREGTFSVYWKSRHHVSSIYHTAMPYAMFFSGGQAVHYSSDFAARGYSGASHGCVNVRDEGKIASLFDQVRNGDKVVIYK
- a CDS encoding DUF4328 domain-containing protein, which encodes MPTPEGPQTARSLRSPVGLGKAVCVLLGSVAVADVLSVGAGAYAHQVYADGMADDFLRFDETAADRADTLYQASGSLQALTFLATAVVFLIWFRRVRRNAEVFDAHAHSLRPGWAIGAWFVPVANLWLPHRVAGGIWTASSPGGSNRAPAPRGVLHAWWAVLVGSELLSRLTNGLYTDAEGRDEVLDSFGLGMAIDAINIAAAVLAILFVRRLTAMQGERAAERVARVDSSIPPERAEWGRAH